In one Bradyrhizobium cosmicum genomic region, the following are encoded:
- a CDS encoding DUF1236 domain-containing protein, translated as MRNRILALAALAAAIGSPVAAQAQTGITVGRAPVVVDSGPTIAVEQRPAFRDYVVEQRVPAFSIPDRVVVGSTLPESGVTYYDVPQRFGATTYRYTVVNGATVLVEPRSRRIVEVMD; from the coding sequence CGCTCGCGGCCGCGATCGGTTCGCCCGTCGCGGCGCAGGCGCAAACCGGAATCACAGTGGGACGCGCGCCCGTCGTGGTCGATAGTGGCCCGACGATTGCGGTCGAACAGCGGCCGGCCTTCCGAGACTATGTCGTCGAGCAACGTGTACCGGCCTTCAGCATTCCAGATCGCGTGGTGGTCGGCAGCACCTTACCCGAGAGCGGCGTCACCTATTATGACGTACCGCAACGTTTCGGCGCCACCACCTACCGCTACACCGTCGTGAACGGCGCAACCGTGCTGGTCGAGCCGCGCTCGCGGCGCATCGTCGAGGTGATGGATTAA
- the glyS gene encoding glycine--tRNA ligase subunit beta gives MPDLLLELFSEEIPARMQAKAADDLRRMVTDKLVAEGLVYEGAKAFATPRRLALTVHGIPARQPDLKTERRGPKMGAPDAAVQGFLKATGLQSLDEAKIQRDPKGDFYIALIEKPGRAAIDVLAEILPVIIRTFPWPKSMRWGARSGKPGSLNWVRPLHAITATFGIETEEPDVVKFAVDGIESGQTTYGHRFLAPGAINVRRFEDYDAKLLAAKVVLDPERRKDAILTDAKQLAFAQGFDLVEDQNLLDEVAGLVEWPVVLMGSFEEEFLATPAEVIRATIRNNQKCFVVRDPKSNQGKLANKFILVANIEATDGGKTIIAGNERVIRARLSDAKFFYETDLKTKLEDRLPKFEQIVFHEKLGTQAARIKRIERLAAEIAPLVGADVAKVKRAAHLAKADLLTEVVGEFPEVQGLMGKYYALAQGEDASVAAACEEHYKPQGPADRVPTDPVSVAVALADKIDTLVGFWAIDEKPTGSKDPYALRRAALGVIRLIAENALRLSLVRVAASALAGLSVEPADAQKLPSDLLAFFADRLKVQLREQGARHDLVDAVFALGGQDDLLMIVRRVDALGKFLETDDGKNLLAGIKRASNILGIEEKKDKRNFEGAPEPALYGLDEEKSLAKAIGEVTAEASAAVAKEDFTAAMTAMAKLRPPVDAFFEKVRVNDDDPKVRENRLKLLGEIRSATRAVADFSKIQD, from the coding sequence ATGCCCGATCTTTTGCTTGAACTGTTCTCGGAAGAAATCCCCGCGCGCATGCAGGCCAAGGCGGCCGACGATCTGCGCCGCATGGTCACCGACAAGCTCGTCGCCGAAGGCCTCGTCTACGAAGGCGCCAAGGCATTCGCGACGCCGCGCCGCCTCGCGCTGACCGTGCACGGCATTCCCGCGCGCCAGCCCGACCTCAAGACCGAGCGCCGCGGACCGAAAATGGGTGCGCCCGATGCGGCCGTGCAAGGCTTCCTCAAAGCCACGGGTTTGCAGTCGCTGGACGAAGCCAAGATCCAGCGCGACCCGAAGGGTGATTTCTACATAGCGCTGATCGAGAAGCCCGGCCGCGCCGCGATTGACGTGCTCGCCGAGATTCTGCCGGTGATCATCCGCACCTTCCCCTGGCCGAAATCGATGCGCTGGGGTGCGCGTTCCGGAAAACCGGGATCGCTGAACTGGGTGCGTCCGCTGCACGCGATCACGGCGACCTTCGGCATCGAGACCGAAGAGCCCGATGTGGTGAAGTTTGCGGTGGATGGCATCGAGAGCGGCCAGACCACCTACGGCCATCGCTTCCTCGCGCCGGGTGCGATCAACGTGCGCCGCTTCGAGGACTACGACGCCAAGCTGCTCGCCGCGAAGGTCGTGCTCGACCCCGAGCGCCGCAAGGACGCCATCCTCACCGACGCCAAGCAGCTTGCGTTCGCGCAAGGCTTTGACCTCGTCGAGGACCAGAACCTGCTCGACGAAGTTGCGGGCCTCGTCGAATGGCCGGTCGTGCTGATGGGCTCGTTCGAAGAGGAATTTCTGGCGACGCCAGCGGAAGTGATCCGCGCCACCATCCGCAACAACCAGAAGTGCTTCGTCGTCCGCGATCCCAAGAGCAATCAGGGCAAGCTCGCCAACAAGTTCATCCTGGTCGCCAACATCGAGGCCACCGACGGCGGCAAGACCATCATTGCCGGCAACGAGCGCGTGATCCGCGCGCGGCTGAGCGATGCGAAGTTCTTCTACGAGACGGACCTGAAGACGAAGCTCGAGGATCGCCTGCCGAAGTTCGAGCAGATCGTGTTCCACGAGAAGCTCGGCACGCAGGCTGCGCGCATCAAGCGTATCGAGCGGCTTGCGGCGGAGATCGCGCCGCTGGTCGGCGCCGATGTCGCCAAGGTCAAGCGCGCCGCGCATCTGGCAAAGGCGGACTTGCTGACGGAGGTTGTCGGCGAATTCCCGGAGGTGCAGGGCCTGATGGGCAAGTACTACGCACTGGCCCAGGGCGAGGACGCGTCCGTCGCTGCGGCCTGCGAGGAGCATTACAAGCCGCAAGGGCCCGCCGATCGCGTGCCGACCGATCCGGTGAGCGTGGCGGTGGCGCTGGCGGACAAGATCGACACGCTGGTCGGCTTCTGGGCGATTGACGAGAAACCGACGGGAAGCAAGGACCCGTATGCGCTGCGTCGCGCCGCGCTTGGTGTGATCAGGCTGATTGCCGAGAACGCGCTACGCCTGTCGCTGGTGAGGGTGGCTGCGTCGGCACTCGCCGGTTTGTCGGTGGAGCCGGCCGATGCCCAGAAGCTTCCGAGCGATCTGCTCGCCTTCTTCGCCGACCGCCTGAAAGTTCAGCTGCGCGAGCAGGGCGCACGCCACGACCTCGTTGACGCCGTGTTTGCGCTCGGTGGCCAGGACGATCTTCTGATGATCGTTCGCCGCGTCGATGCTCTCGGCAAGTTCCTCGAGACCGACGACGGCAAGAACCTGCTCGCCGGCATCAAGCGCGCCAGCAATATCCTCGGCATCGAGGAGAAGAAGGACAAGCGCAACTTCGAAGGAGCGCCCGAGCCCGCGCTCTACGGCCTCGATGAGGAGAAGTCGCTGGCGAAGGCGATCGGCGAGGTGACGGCGGAAGCGAGTGCCGCAGTCGCCAAGGAAGACTTTACCGCCGCGATGACCGCTATGGCCAAGCTGCGTCCGCCGGTGGATGCCTTCTTCGAAAAAGTTCGCGTCAACGACGACGATCCCAAGGTGCGCGAGAACCGCCTGAAGCTGCTGGGCGAGATCCGCAGCGCCACGCGTGCGGTGGCGGATTTCTCGAAGATCCAGGATTGA
- a CDS encoding glycine--tRNA ligase subunit alpha codes for MDASLPAHMRPERSFQGFILALQRFWAEQGCVILQPYDMEMGAGTFHPATTLRALGPKPWNAAYVQPSRRPKDGRYGENPNRMQHYYQFQVIMKPSPPNLQELYLKSLAAIGIDSAVHDIRFVEDDWESPTLGAWGLGWECWCDGMEVSQFTYFQQVAGFECAPVAGELTYGLERLAMYVQGVDRVYDLNFNGRDGDAKVTYGDVFLQAEKEYSKHNFEVADTAMLFEQFKMAEAACKKYLDAGWREGNRKEHLMALPAYDQCIKASHVFNLLDARGVISVTERQSYILRVRELAKACGEAWIHTEAGGAA; via the coding sequence ATGGACGCCTCATTGCCCGCCCATATGCGCCCGGAACGCTCGTTCCAGGGCTTCATCCTCGCGCTCCAGCGGTTCTGGGCCGAGCAGGGCTGCGTGATCCTGCAGCCCTACGACATGGAGATGGGCGCGGGTACCTTCCATCCGGCGACTACCTTGCGCGCGCTGGGCCCGAAGCCCTGGAACGCGGCCTATGTGCAGCCTTCGCGCCGGCCCAAGGACGGCCGCTACGGCGAGAATCCGAACCGGATGCAGCACTACTATCAGTTCCAGGTGATCATGAAGCCGTCGCCGCCGAACCTTCAGGAGCTGTACCTGAAGTCGCTCGCCGCGATCGGCATCGATTCCGCCGTGCACGACATTCGCTTTGTCGAGGACGACTGGGAGAGCCCGACCCTGGGCGCTTGGGGCCTCGGCTGGGAGTGCTGGTGCGACGGCATGGAAGTCAGCCAGTTCACCTATTTCCAGCAGGTCGCGGGCTTCGAATGCGCGCCGGTTGCAGGCGAGCTCACCTACGGGCTCGAGCGTCTCGCGATGTATGTGCAGGGCGTCGACCGTGTCTACGATCTCAACTTCAACGGCCGTGACGGCGATGCCAAGGTCACCTATGGCGACGTCTTCCTGCAGGCCGAGAAGGAATATTCGAAGCACAATTTCGAAGTCGCCGACACCGCGATGCTGTTCGAGCAGTTCAAGATGGCGGAGGCGGCCTGCAAGAAATATCTCGACGCCGGCTGGCGGGAGGGTAACCGCAAAGAGCATCTGATGGCGCTGCCGGCCTACGACCAGTGCATCAAGGCGAGCCACGTCTTCAACCTGCTCGATGCCCGCGGCGTGATCTCCGTGACCGAGCGGCAGAGCTACATTCTTCGCGTGCGCGAACTGGCCAAGGCCTGCGGCGAGGCCTGGATTCATACTGAAGCGGGCGGAGCGGCCTGA
- a CDS encoding S49 family peptidase produces the protein MAEQLNDRESSGLADKLLQYLPARFRPGTAVVPVVRLSGVIGAVTPLRPGMSLAGVARVLERAFSMRNAKAVALVINSPGGSPVQSRQIYLRIKQLAAEKKLPVLVFVEDVAASGGYMIACAGDEIICDPSSILGSIGVVGGSFGFQEAIKRLGIERRLYTAGANKAMLDPFLPENPDDVAKLKAIQREIHQIFISLVKDSRGARLKGADDTLFTGEYWAGDSAVALGLADSIGDLRSTLRARYGEKVLTPVIAQPSGLLSGLLGRKPAGAGQLSAMESMAGLPDELISAVETRAIWAKFGF, from the coding sequence ATGGCCGAACAATTGAACGATCGTGAGAGTTCCGGCCTGGCCGACAAGCTGCTGCAATATCTGCCGGCACGCTTTCGGCCGGGGACAGCGGTCGTGCCGGTGGTGCGGCTTTCGGGGGTGATCGGCGCGGTGACGCCGCTGCGCCCGGGCATGTCGCTCGCGGGAGTCGCGCGGGTGCTGGAGCGGGCCTTCTCGATGCGCAACGCCAAGGCGGTGGCACTGGTGATCAATTCGCCCGGCGGCTCGCCGGTGCAGTCGCGCCAGATCTATTTGCGCATCAAGCAGCTCGCGGCGGAGAAGAAGCTGCCCGTGCTGGTCTTCGTCGAAGACGTTGCAGCGTCGGGCGGCTACATGATCGCCTGCGCCGGTGACGAGATCATCTGCGATCCCTCCTCGATCCTCGGCTCGATCGGCGTGGTCGGTGGCAGCTTCGGTTTCCAGGAGGCGATCAAGCGGCTCGGCATCGAGCGGCGTCTCTATACCGCCGGCGCAAACAAGGCGATGCTCGATCCGTTCCTGCCCGAAAACCCGGACGACGTCGCCAAGCTGAAGGCGATCCAGCGCGAGATCCACCAGATCTTCATTTCGCTGGTGAAGGACAGCCGCGGCGCGCGGCTGAAGGGCGCGGACGACACCCTGTTCACGGGTGAATACTGGGCCGGCGACAGCGCGGTGGCGCTGGGGCTCGCCGACAGCATCGGCGATCTCCGCTCAACTCTTCGTGCCCGCTATGGCGAGAAGGTTCTCACCCCCGTGATTGCGCAGCCGAGCGGGCTCTTGTCCGGCCTTCTCGGACGAAAACCGGCTGGCGCGGGCCAGCTTTCGGCCATGGAATCAATGGCCGGGCTGCCGGACGAGTTGATCTCGGCGGTCGAAACGCGCGCGATTTGGGCAAAATTCGGGTTCTAG
- a CDS encoding tRNA1(Val) (adenine(37)-N6)-methyltransferase, with product MIETLADITEDAFLGGQLRLKQKRSGHRAGHDAILLAAATEARAGDRVVDLGAGVGTAGLALARRVAGLSLGLVEIDPELAQLARANAAANAIAAETIVLDVTADASAFAEHGLLPDSVDAVLMNPPFNDPARHRGSPDQARHVAHVATSETLDAWVHAARRILRSNGALTLIWRADGIAEILAALSRGFGSLSILPVHGEAGRPAIRVLVRAVKGGRAPTRLLPGLMLNEESRVPKKEVREVLEGRAVLPLAEP from the coding sequence ATGATTGAAACGCTGGCAGACATCACCGAGGACGCCTTTCTCGGCGGCCAGTTGCGGCTGAAGCAGAAGCGGTCGGGCCACCGCGCCGGCCATGACGCCATCCTGCTCGCAGCGGCGACGGAGGCGAGGGCCGGCGACCGCGTGGTCGATCTCGGCGCCGGCGTCGGCACGGCCGGGCTGGCGCTCGCCCGGCGCGTGGCGGGACTCAGTCTCGGCCTGGTCGAGATCGATCCGGAACTTGCGCAGCTTGCGCGCGCCAATGCGGCGGCGAATGCGATTGCGGCCGAGACGATCGTGCTCGATGTCACGGCCGATGCGTCGGCGTTTGCGGAGCACGGGCTATTGCCCGACAGCGTCGATGCGGTGCTGATGAACCCGCCCTTCAACGATCCCGCGCGTCACCGCGGCTCGCCGGATCAGGCCCGCCATGTCGCACATGTGGCAACGAGCGAGACGCTGGATGCCTGGGTGCATGCGGCGCGGCGCATCCTCCGATCGAATGGCGCGCTGACATTGATCTGGCGCGCAGATGGGATCGCGGAGATTTTGGCAGCGCTGTCACGCGGCTTCGGCAGCCTGTCGATCCTGCCGGTTCATGGCGAGGCGGGACGGCCGGCGATCCGCGTGCTGGTGCGCGCAGTCAAAGGCGGCAGGGCCCCGACGCGATTGCTGCCGGGCCTCATGCTTAACGAAGAGTCGCGCGTGCCTAAAAAAGAGGTCAGGGAAGTTCTGGAGGGGAGGGCGGTTTTGCCGCTGGCGGAGCCGTGA
- a CDS encoding DUF2007 domain-containing protein — MRELVRTNDMVLVSAIGALLDGANIHHLVLDQNMSIIEGSLGILPRRILVHEDDALEARALLTEAGLSHELRGDD, encoded by the coding sequence TTGCGTGAACTGGTTCGGACCAACGATATGGTGCTGGTGTCAGCGATCGGCGCGCTGCTCGACGGCGCCAATATCCATCATCTGGTGCTGGACCAGAACATGAGCATCATCGAGGGCTCGCTCGGCATCCTGCCGCGGCGGATCCTGGTCCATGAGGACGACGCCCTCGAGGCGAGGGCGCTCCTCACCGAGGCCGGCCTCAGCCACGAATTGCGCGGCGATGATTGA
- a CDS encoding polyprenyl synthetase family protein codes for MAVIVPFETPGASIEELVALVAGDMERVNATILSRTGSDVTMIPEVANHLISSGGKRLRPMLTLAMANLAGYTGDGHIKLAASVEFMHTATLLHDDVVDESEMRRGKLSARMLWGNEASVLVGDFLLGQAFRMMVEVGSLRALDILSAAAATIAEGEVMQLAAAKNTATTEDEYLAVIRGKTAELFAAACEVGPVIANRPKAEQTACRSVGMNLGIAFQLVDDVLDYGGKSAKLGKNTGDDFREGKITLPVVLAFRRGNDTERAFWIKALERGEIADTDLDHAIGLMNKHRALEDTISRAHHYGAMAVDALALFPSSPMKSALEQVVAFCLARSH; via the coding sequence GTGGCCGTCATCGTACCTTTCGAAACTCCCGGCGCGTCGATCGAAGAGCTGGTTGCCCTTGTCGCCGGTGACATGGAGCGCGTCAACGCCACGATCCTGTCGCGGACCGGTTCTGACGTGACCATGATCCCGGAGGTCGCCAACCATCTGATCTCCTCCGGCGGCAAGCGTCTGCGCCCGATGCTGACGCTCGCCATGGCCAACCTCGCCGGCTACACCGGCGACGGCCACATCAAGCTCGCAGCCAGCGTCGAGTTCATGCACACCGCGACCCTGCTCCACGACGACGTCGTCGACGAGAGCGAGATGCGCCGCGGCAAGCTGTCGGCGCGCATGCTCTGGGGCAACGAGGCGAGCGTGCTGGTCGGCGACTTCCTGCTCGGCCAGGCGTTTCGCATGATGGTCGAGGTCGGCTCACTCCGCGCGCTCGATATTCTTTCGGCGGCCGCCGCCACCATCGCCGAGGGCGAGGTGATGCAACTTGCGGCTGCCAAGAACACCGCGACCACCGAGGACGAATATCTCGCCGTGATCCGCGGCAAGACCGCCGAGCTGTTCGCCGCCGCCTGCGAGGTCGGCCCCGTGATCGCCAACCGGCCGAAGGCCGAGCAGACCGCCTGCCGCTCGGTCGGCATGAATCTCGGCATCGCCTTCCAGCTCGTCGACGACGTGCTCGACTATGGCGGCAAGAGCGCAAAACTCGGCAAGAACACCGGCGACGATTTCCGCGAGGGCAAGATCACCCTGCCGGTGGTGCTCGCCTTCCGCCGCGGCAACGACACCGAGCGCGCTTTCTGGATCAAGGCGCTGGAGCGCGGCGAGATCGCCGACACCGACCTCGACCACGCCATCGGCCTGATGAACAAGCACCGCGCGCTCGAGGACACGATCAGCCGCGCCCACCATTACGGCGCCATGGCCGTGGATGCGTTGGCGCTGTTCCCGTCCTCGCCGATGAAGAGCGCGCTGGAGCAGGTCGTGGCGTTCTGCCTGGCACGGTCGCATTAA
- a CDS encoding winged helix-turn-helix transcriptional regulator, producing the protein MHPKSPSTLECPVGRAVETVGEWWSILILRDAFQGATKFDEFSQSLGIAPNILSRRLAHLTASGMFVRRRYHERPPRYEYVLTDKARDFFPVIVALLAWGNRHLAPKGESIVLANRDDRRPLDPVVVDATDMRPITLAEAVVIAGPRASRGMRARLASLKAMNPAVAPAGD; encoded by the coding sequence ATGCACCCAAAATCGCCCTCCACCCTGGAATGCCCGGTCGGCCGCGCCGTGGAGACGGTCGGCGAATGGTGGAGCATCCTGATCCTGCGGGATGCGTTCCAGGGCGCCACGAAGTTCGACGAGTTCTCGCAGAGTCTGGGAATCGCGCCGAACATCCTGTCGCGGCGGCTGGCGCATCTCACCGCGAGCGGCATGTTCGTGCGACGGCGCTATCATGAGCGGCCGCCGCGCTACGAATATGTGCTGACGGACAAGGCGCGGGATTTCTTTCCCGTGATCGTGGCGCTGCTTGCCTGGGGCAACAGGCATCTGGCGCCGAAGGGCGAATCCATCGTACTGGCGAACCGCGACGATCGTCGCCCGCTCGATCCGGTGGTCGTCGATGCCACCGACATGCGCCCCATCACACTTGCCGAGGCGGTCGTCATCGCGGGGCCGCGCGCAAGCCGCGGAATGCGCGCGCGGCTCGCCTCGCTCAAGGCCATGAACCCGGCGGTCGCGCCGGCCGGAGACTGA
- the fabF gene encoding beta-ketoacyl-ACP synthase II, whose product MRRIVVTGMGAVSPLGCGVELSWRRLLAGQSGLRPLPEWSQALPARIAGLVPDKADDAEGGFEPAQAAAPKDQRKMDRFILFALLATAEAVAQAGWTPQDAAALERTATIIASGVGGFPAMAEAVRITEQRGPRRLSPFTIPSFLANLAAGHVSIKYGYKGALGTPVTACAAGVQAIGDAARMIRAGEADVAICGGAEACIDIVSLGGFAAARALSSSFNGEPARASRPFDRDRDGFVMGEGAGILVIEELEHALARGARPIAEVIGYGTTADAYHMTSGPPDGDGARRAMEIALRQANLAPGDLQHLNAHATSTPAGDQSELGAIAALFGRNRNIAVSATKSATGHLLGAAGGLEAIFTILAVRDQIAPPTLNFENPDASADGIDIVSGSARPMPMRHAISNGFGFGGVNASVIFRGMD is encoded by the coding sequence ATGCGTCGTATCGTCGTGACGGGAATGGGCGCGGTGTCGCCGCTCGGCTGCGGTGTCGAACTCTCATGGCGCCGGCTGCTCGCCGGCCAAAGCGGGCTGCGTCCTCTGCCCGAATGGTCGCAGGCGCTGCCCGCGCGCATCGCCGGCCTTGTACCCGACAAGGCCGACGATGCCGAAGGCGGCTTCGAGCCGGCGCAGGCCGCCGCGCCAAAGGACCAGCGCAAGATGGACCGCTTCATCCTGTTCGCGCTGCTCGCGACCGCGGAGGCGGTCGCGCAGGCCGGATGGACGCCGCAGGATGCGGCGGCGCTGGAGCGGACCGCGACCATCATCGCCTCCGGCGTCGGCGGCTTCCCGGCGATGGCGGAGGCGGTCCGCATCACCGAACAGCGCGGGCCGCGCCGGCTCTCGCCGTTCACAATCCCCTCGTTCCTCGCCAATCTCGCGGCGGGTCACGTCTCGATCAAATACGGCTACAAGGGCGCGCTGGGAACGCCGGTCACGGCCTGTGCCGCCGGCGTCCAGGCGATCGGCGATGCCGCGCGCATGATCCGCGCGGGCGAAGCCGATGTCGCGATCTGCGGCGGTGCCGAGGCCTGCATCGACATCGTCAGCCTCGGCGGCTTTGCGGCGGCGCGTGCGCTGTCGAGTTCCTTCAACGGCGAGCCCGCACGCGCCTCGCGGCCGTTCGATCGCGACCGCGACGGCTTTGTCATGGGCGAAGGCGCCGGCATCCTGGTGATCGAGGAGCTGGAGCACGCGCTCGCGCGCGGCGCCAGGCCGATCGCGGAGGTCATCGGCTACGGCACCACGGCGGATGCCTATCACATGACGTCGGGGCCGCCCGATGGCGACGGCGCCCGCCGCGCTATGGAGATCGCACTGCGGCAGGCAAACCTTGCGCCCGGGGATCTGCAGCACCTCAACGCTCATGCAACGTCGACCCCCGCCGGCGACCAGAGCGAGCTTGGCGCCATCGCAGCCCTGTTCGGCCGCAATCGAAACATCGCGGTGAGCGCGACCAAATCGGCCACCGGCCATCTGCTCGGCGCCGCCGGCGGCCTGGAAGCGATCTTCACCATCCTCGCTGTGCGCGACCAGATTGCGCCGCCGACGCTCAATTTCGAAAACCCCGACGCGAGTGCTGACGGCATCGACATCGTCTCCGGCAGCGCGCGGCCGATGCCGATGCGGCACGCCATCTCCAACGGATTCGGCTTCGGCGGGGTGAATGCCAGCGTGATCTTCCGCGGAATGGACTAA